One stretch of Rhodohalobacter mucosus DNA includes these proteins:
- a CDS encoding TspO/MBR family protein, producing MILWIALCYMVAWTGAQVSPGMASPEWYDSLAKPAWNPPAWLFGPVWTLLYTLMGISAWLVWKDHGFKSAKTALSLFLVQLALNGLWSQIFFGMQETGWAFFEILILLTAIIATTWLFFEKNRLAGWLMTPYIAWVTFATALNGAIWMMN from the coding sequence ATGATCCTCTGGATCGCATTGTGTTACATGGTAGCCTGGACCGGAGCGCAGGTCTCGCCCGGAATGGCTTCCCCGGAGTGGTACGATTCACTGGCAAAACCTGCATGGAATCCCCCTGCCTGGCTTTTTGGTCCCGTCTGGACTTTGCTCTACACGCTTATGGGGATCTCTGCATGGCTGGTCTGGAAAGACCATGGGTTCAAGAGTGCAAAAACCGCTCTGTCGCTCTTCCTTGTTCAGCTTGCCCTGAATGGACTCTGGTCTCAGATTTTCTTTGGCATGCAGGAAACAGGCTGGGCTTTTTTTGAAATTTTAATTCTTCTGACCGCCATTATCGCAACAACATGGCTGTTTTTCGAAAAGAATCGTCTTGCGGGCTGGCTGATGACCCCCTATATCGCGTGGGTGACCTTTGCAACCGCACTGAATGGCGCGATCTGGATGATGAACTGA
- a CDS encoding peptide chain release factor 3, translated as MTQTDTISKPGRVAGEAAKRRTFAIISHPDAGKTTLTEKLLLYGGALHEAGSIRARKASRHAASDWMSIEKERGISVTSSVLRFEKDNIRYNLLDTPGHKDFSEDTLRTLVAADSGLMVIDVAKGVEEQTEKLFEVCRLRQVPVITFVNKCDRPGMEPLEVLSNVENKLGIEAIPASWPVGYGQKFQGIYDLIGKELHLYQKSEHGAKKADTVICSLEEGLEKSSLSDAEKEALREEIMLIEDMFSGMDPEGFKKGTVSPVFFGSALNNFGLDVFLNYFKELAPPPQAYSDDSGELHGLDEPFSGFIFKLQANMNPDHRDCAAFVRVTSGQFKRGLEVVHAGTGKKVRMSTPHTLMGDERHILEEAYPGDIVSLFNPGFFRIGSTLYSGSPVSFNVIPLFTPEHFMKVSTKDPFKRKQLREGLKQLSEEGVVHVFEVPNGVGNELLLGTVGVLQFEVVQHRMATEYGVELHMQPVSYNSARWLPSESEKIIEKLESSYSTHITRDMDENPIVLFDSAYALTQAEEKVGAENLFKYKQD; from the coding sequence ATGACACAAACCGATACAATATCAAAGCCCGGACGCGTTGCCGGAGAGGCGGCCAAACGGCGTACATTTGCAATTATCTCTCACCCGGATGCGGGAAAGACTACATTGACGGAAAAGCTGCTTCTATATGGGGGTGCCCTGCATGAAGCCGGATCTATCCGTGCAAGAAAAGCGAGCCGGCATGCAGCCTCCGACTGGATGTCGATCGAAAAGGAACGCGGCATCTCAGTTACCTCCTCTGTTCTGAGGTTCGAAAAAGATAATATCAGGTACAACCTGCTCGACACCCCGGGTCACAAGGATTTTTCCGAGGATACGCTTCGTACGCTGGTTGCCGCCGACAGCGGGCTCATGGTGATCGACGTTGCAAAAGGCGTTGAAGAGCAGACGGAGAAACTGTTTGAAGTGTGCCGCCTGCGGCAGGTCCCCGTTATTACATTTGTGAATAAATGTGACCGTCCCGGCATGGAGCCGCTGGAAGTGCTCAGCAATGTCGAAAACAAATTGGGTATAGAAGCCATCCCTGCAAGCTGGCCGGTCGGATACGGACAAAAATTTCAGGGTATCTACGACCTGATTGGCAAAGAACTGCATCTTTATCAGAAAAGTGAGCACGGGGCAAAAAAAGCTGATACTGTAATTTGCAGCCTTGAAGAGGGTCTGGAAAAGAGCTCACTGTCAGATGCAGAAAAAGAGGCTCTCAGGGAAGAGATTATGCTGATTGAAGACATGTTTTCTGGCATGGATCCAGAAGGTTTCAAAAAGGGAACGGTCTCACCTGTATTTTTTGGTTCAGCTCTGAATAATTTCGGGCTGGATGTATTTCTGAACTATTTTAAAGAATTGGCTCCTCCTCCCCAGGCATACAGTGACGATTCGGGAGAGCTTCACGGGCTTGACGAACCGTTCAGCGGTTTTATTTTTAAGCTGCAGGCCAATATGAATCCGGATCACCGCGACTGCGCCGCATTCGTAAGGGTTACGTCGGGACAGTTTAAACGGGGCCTGGAGGTGGTTCATGCCGGTACAGGGAAAAAGGTACGCATGTCTACCCCCCATACACTGATGGGAGATGAAAGACACATTCTTGAAGAGGCCTACCCGGGCGATATCGTTTCCCTGTTTAATCCAGGTTTTTTCAGAATCGGTTCCACTCTCTATTCAGGGTCACCAGTTAGTTTTAACGTTATTCCCCTGTTTACCCCGGAACATTTTATGAAGGTTTCCACGAAAGACCCTTTCAAAAGAAAGCAGCTTCGTGAAGGCCTGAAGCAGCTTTCCGAAGAGGGGGTAGTGCATGTGTTTGAAGTGCCCAATGGAGTGGGGAATGAGCTTTTGCTGGGAACCGTCGGCGTTCTGCAGTTTGAAGTGGTGCAACACCGGATGGCTACAGAATACGGAGTGGAGCTTCATATGCAGCCCGTATCATACAATTCAGCCCGATGGCTGCCGTCCGAGAGCGAAAAGATCATTGAAAAGCTGGAAAGCTCCTATTCAACTCATATCACGCGCGATATGGATGAAAACCCCATTGTTCTTTTCGATAGCGCGTACGCTCTAACACAGGCTGAAGAAAAAGTAGGCGCGGAAAATCTGTTTAAGTATAAGCAGGACTGA